CATATCGCTTCCAACATCAAGAAACGGTGGTACAATCGGATTGCTTTCACACCTTTACTGAAAATCTACCATAACAGAGCATTCGCAGTATGGGGCGGGGACGCAAGTACCAGCTTGCCCATGAGAGGGGTGTGTCGCCAAAGGCATCGCGAACTTCCTTTTCAGCTCCTGCATCCAGCAACATTTGGATAGCATCCGCGTCGCCGAAGGCGGCGGCACGGTGCAATGGCGTTTCCCCTTTCGTACGGCAATCACGCATGAATGAATCAGTCTCAACGCCTTCTTTCGTGGCCACATTTGGATTCGCACCGTTCGCCAGCAACACCTTGAGAACGGGATTGTAGACCGTGTGCTCGGTCTTGCAGAGTGCTGAATGCAGCGGCGTCTCGCCCGTGTCTGGCATCGGGTGATTGACATCGGCACCGTGCTCAATCACAAACTCGCACAACTCCTTATGCCCGTGAAAGACTGCACCATTGAGATCGAGATTCGATCCCAATTCCTGTAGCGAGGCACCACGCGAAACCAGAAACCGGATGGCACTTACATCACCGTGGTAAGCACACCACTGAATAAGCGAAACGCCATCGTCGCCTCGGCAACTCGCGGAGTTGCCCTGGGCAAGGTAATCGAACACCAGATCAGTACGCCCATCGGCAATCTGCTGACGCATGATAGCC
This genomic stretch from Planctomycetia bacterium harbors:
- a CDS encoding ankyrin repeat domain-containing protein, with the translated sequence MRQQIADGRTDLVFDYLAQGNSASCRGDDGVSLIQWCAYHGDVSAIRFLVSRGASLQELGSNLDLNGAVFHGHKELCEFVIEHGADVNHPMPDTGETPLHSALCKTEHTVYNPVLKVLLANGANPNVATKEGVETDSFMRDCRTKGETPLHRAAAFGDADAIQMLLDAGAEKEVRDAFGDTPLSWASWYLRPRPILRMLCYGRFSVKV